In Fibrobacter sp., one DNA window encodes the following:
- a CDS encoding 2Fe-2S iron-sulfur cluster-binding protein: protein LEALKAVGIETPHVCYHPYLPVSGNCRQCLVEQEGPRGRMLVIACYTPVTPGMKIFTPASSARVKNARKATQEFMLVNHPLDCPICDKAGECTLQENYMEAGQNESRMRPEYGKNYHGNPAHQFIDAKGQLRGGKHVDLGPRVLLDEERCVQCDRCVRFMRSIAGSEQLQLAGRADHTYITTFPGEKLDHEYDLCVTDVCPVGAMTAKYFRFQKRVWLLSHTPTISMDDSLGANIWLDYADGHIYRVMPRCNPVVNRSWLSNTSRLAFQEFDKNRMPSMDVHTPVFGNGKVALVAGGSCTMEDLAAIRVLKETLGERAEIFGGSLLKVNAPDGIAKSGDPVANRAGMKLMGFADVSEFMKRAAEFETLVTVNADLFGEDPAAASVLEKINCRIALTPFDDATAKKATIAMGIRHWSEVQGTMVNSLNILQKLNACPVCPDEKLWAAYRVISHMAGCEFKCASEAFKKAGEYVPALAGLTYDAIKSTGKLLEGGEA, encoded by the coding sequence CTCGAGGCCCTCAAGGCTGTCGGGATTGAAACTCCTCACGTATGTTACCATCCTTACCTGCCGGTATCGGGTAACTGCCGCCAGTGCTTGGTGGAACAGGAAGGCCCCCGCGGCCGCATGCTCGTGATTGCATGCTACACGCCGGTAACGCCGGGCATGAAGATCTTCACGCCGGCTTCGTCTGCCCGCGTGAAGAACGCCCGCAAGGCCACCCAGGAATTCATGCTGGTGAACCACCCGCTCGATTGCCCCATTTGCGACAAGGCCGGTGAATGCACCCTGCAAGAAAACTACATGGAAGCGGGCCAGAACGAATCCCGCATGCGTCCGGAATACGGCAAGAACTACCACGGCAATCCGGCCCATCAGTTTATTGATGCGAAGGGTCAGCTCCGCGGCGGTAAGCACGTGGACCTCGGCCCCCGTGTGTTGCTCGACGAAGAACGCTGCGTGCAGTGCGACCGTTGCGTGCGCTTTATGCGTAGCATCGCCGGTTCCGAACAGCTGCAGCTCGCTGGCCGTGCCGACCACACTTACATTACCACGTTCCCGGGCGAAAAGCTCGACCACGAATACGACTTGTGCGTCACGGACGTGTGCCCGGTGGGCGCCATGACCGCGAAGTACTTCCGCTTCCAGAAGCGCGTATGGCTCCTGAGCCACACTCCGACGATTTCGATGGACGACTCCCTCGGTGCGAACATTTGGCTGGACTATGCCGACGGCCACATCTACCGTGTGATGCCGCGTTGCAACCCGGTGGTGAACCGCAGCTGGCTTTCTAACACGAGCCGTCTCGCGTTCCAGGAATTCGACAAGAACCGCATGCCTTCGATGGACGTGCATACTCCGGTTTTCGGGAACGGCAAGGTTGCCCTCGTTGCCGGCGGTTCCTGCACCATGGAAGACCTCGCTGCTATCCGCGTGCTGAAGGAAACGCTCGGTGAGCGCGCCGAAATCTTCGGTGGCTCGCTTTTGAAGGTGAACGCTCCCGACGGTATCGCGAAGAGCGGTGACCCGGTGGCGAACCGCGCCGGTATGAAGCTCATGGGCTTCGCCGATGTTTCTGAATTCATGAAGCGCGCCGCGGAATTCGAGACCCTCGTGACGGTGAACGCCGACCTGTTCGGTGAAGACCCGGCTGCTGCAAGCGTTCTCGAGAAAATCAACTGCCGCATTGCCCTTACCCCGTTCGATGATGCGACCGCCAAGAAGGCGACCATCGCGATGGGTATCCGCCACTGGAGCGAAGTCCAGGGCACGATGGTGAACAGCCTGAACATTCTGCAGAAGCTGAACGCCTGCCCGGTGTGCCCCGACGAGAAACTCTGGGCTGCCTACAGGGTGATTTCCCACATGGCGGGTTGCGAGTTCAAGTGCGCAAGCGAAGCTTTCAAGAAGGCGGGCGAGTACGTTCCCGCTCTTGCCGGCCTTACTTACGATGCCATCAAGAGTACTGGCAAACTCCTCGAAGGAGGTGAAGCATAA
- a CDS encoding complex I subunit 1 family protein, which produces MDIIESKTWIEWLITIAKFAFCFVPVLYILLLIPMERRGAGFMQDRQGPNRSYIKIPYFGKIRLLGYIQNMCDGTKLFFKEMFAPAGVNKVLYYVAPAIPFAIVFLSPCVIPWFGPMIFEWGGDTVRIAGSIIDSDVGVLLLFGLSSLSAYGAVLAGWASKSKYSFLGALRTSSMTISYEVCLGLSMMGILLLAGSFNLTDIVNWQEHHVWGIVAQPVAFFCFLIASIAETGRAPFDVAEGEPELVAGYHTEYGAMQFGLFYMGEYSHICINSFLISTLFLGGYAVPFVTTETMQAHMGGSLAVLCGVLAFLALAFLHMLHRYSKKLALSKQSNKLEILQEYKLYKIVAWAAVAVLVVLGVAAWFFYNPANMVVNGVAVGSLATAIGTALIHLLVLVAKSVMFCWVWIWVRWTLPRFRYDHVMNLGWKIILNIALINLVVTAVIAKLVGGN; this is translated from the coding sequence ATGGATATTATTGAATCCAAAACCTGGATTGAATGGCTGATCACGATTGCGAAGTTCGCCTTCTGCTTCGTGCCGGTCCTCTACATCCTTCTTTTGATCCCGATGGAACGCCGTGGTGCGGGCTTCATGCAGGACCGTCAGGGTCCGAACCGCTCGTACATCAAAATTCCTTATTTCGGCAAGATCCGCCTGCTCGGTTATATACAGAACATGTGCGACGGTACCAAGCTGTTCTTCAAGGAAATGTTCGCTCCCGCGGGCGTGAACAAGGTGCTCTACTACGTGGCTCCGGCAATCCCGTTCGCCATCGTGTTCCTGAGCCCCTGCGTCATTCCGTGGTTTGGCCCGATGATTTTCGAGTGGGGTGGTGATACCGTGCGTATCGCGGGCTCCATCATCGATTCCGATGTGGGCGTGCTCCTGCTGTTCGGCCTCTCGTCGCTTTCCGCGTACGGCGCCGTATTGGCCGGTTGGGCTTCCAAGTCCAAGTACAGCTTCCTCGGTGCGCTGCGTACGAGTTCCATGACCATCAGCTACGAAGTGTGCCTCGGCCTTTCGATGATGGGCATCCTGCTCCTCGCGGGTTCCTTCAACCTGACCGATATCGTGAATTGGCAGGAACACCACGTGTGGGGCATCGTCGCCCAGCCGGTGGCGTTCTTCTGCTTCCTGATCGCTAGTATCGCCGAAACCGGCCGCGCCCCGTTCGACGTCGCCGAAGGCGAGCCCGAACTGGTCGCCGGTTACCATACCGAATACGGCGCCATGCAGTTCGGCTTGTTCTACATGGGCGAATACTCCCACATCTGCATCAACAGCTTCCTTATCTCGACGCTCTTCTTGGGCGGCTATGCTGTCCCGTTCGTGACGACCGAGACGATGCAGGCCCACATGGGCGGCTCCCTGGCAGTGCTCTGCGGCGTGCTCGCATTCCTCGCTCTCGCGTTCCTGCACATGCTTCACCGCTACTCCAAGAAGCTCGCGCTCTCCAAGCAGAGCAACAAGCTGGAAATCCTCCAGGAATACAAGCTCTACAAGATTGTCGCTTGGGCTGCGGTCGCCGTGCTCGTCGTGCTTGGCGTTGCAGCCTGGTTCTTCTACAATCCGGCCAATATGGTCGTGAACGGTGTCGCCGTGGGTAGCCTCGCTACCGCGATTGGTACCGCCCTCATCCACCTGCTCGTGCTTGTCGCGAAGAGCGTCATGTTCTGCTGGGTGTGGATCTGGGTGCGCTGGACTCTCCCGCGCTTCCGCTACGACCACGTGATGAACCTGGGCTGGAAGATTATTCTGAATATCGCCCTCATCAACCTTGTGGTGACTGCCGTCATCGCGAAGCTTGTAGGAGGTAACTAA
- a CDS encoding NADH-quinone oxidoreductase subunit I — translation MRVIRQRPMNLVERLYIFEALRGLFTTLKHAARGLFRYETLPTISYPEGQPEIRNTYRAKHRLMLRPDGTPRCVACGMCAAACPAHCIFIEATRSDDPRIEKKVKRFDIDHLTCVFCGLCAEACPVDALRMDTKEIVFEHRTRDEFVATLETLTAWDPKDYPDDEQSQVAPGGSKNAEALKVWGMEVK, via the coding sequence ATGCGCGTTATTAGACAGAGGCCCATGAACCTGGTGGAACGCCTCTATATTTTCGAAGCCCTGCGTGGCTTGTTCACGACTCTCAAGCATGCGGCCCGCGGCTTGTTCCGTTACGAGACGCTTCCGACGATCTCGTACCCGGAAGGCCAGCCGGAAATCCGCAATACCTACCGTGCGAAGCACCGCCTGATGCTGCGTCCGGATGGCACTCCGCGTTGTGTCGCCTGCGGCATGTGTGCGGCTGCCTGCCCTGCGCACTGCATCTTTATCGAGGCGACCCGCAGTGACGACCCGCGTATCGAGAAGAAGGTCAAGCGCTTCGACATCGACCACCTGACCTGCGTGTTCTGCGGTTTGTGTGCGGAAGCCTGCCCGGTGGATGCGCTCCGCATGGATACTAAGGAAATCGTCTTCGAGCACCGTACCCGCGACGAGTTCGTGGCGACTCTCGAAACCCTTACCGCCTGGGATCCGAAGGATTACCCGGACGACGAACAGAGCCAGGTGGCTCCGGGCGGTTCCAAGAATGCCGAGGCCCTCAAGGTCTGGGGAATGGAGGTTAAGTAA
- a CDS encoding NADH-quinone oxidoreductase subunit J, with product MLALIYFIILAVIALGAAVCVLLSRHPLYGALSLITTMVALAGIYGLVGSPFLGVVQIMVYAGAIMMLVTFVIMVLNGARDSKTPMFDKVSLFILPSVIVLAGLVGFALVRAPLAFDTSALRGSVALTSKTLFDLAQTGPGYFILFEILGLLLLSAMVAAVLMAKKRLGSIETENTEDNH from the coding sequence ATGCTTGCCCTGATTTATTTCATCATTCTCGCCGTGATTGCCCTCGGGGCCGCCGTGTGCGTGCTCCTGAGCCGTCACCCGCTCTACGGGGCGCTCTCCCTGATTACGACCATGGTCGCCTTGGCCGGCATCTACGGCCTTGTGGGTAGCCCCTTCCTCGGTGTCGTGCAGATTATGGTCTACGCCGGCGCCATCATGATGCTCGTTACGTTCGTCATCATGGTGCTGAACGGTGCCCGCGATTCCAAGACGCCGATGTTCGATAAGGTGTCGCTCTTTATTCTGCCCTCGGTCATCGTGCTTGCCGGCCTTGTCGGCTTTGCGCTGGTGCGTGCCCCGCTCGCCTTCGATACGTCGGCGCTCCGCGGTTCCGTGGCGCTTACGTCCAAGACGCTCTTCGATTTGGCGCAGACCGGTCCCGGCTACTTTATCCTTTTCGAAATCCTCGGCCTCTTGCTGCTTTCCGCCATGGTCGCCGCCGTGCTCATGGCCAAGAAGCGCCTCGGGTCCATCGAAACTGAAAATACGGAGGATAATCACTGA
- the nuoK gene encoding NADH-quinone oxidoreductase subunit NuoK encodes MELQPIFIQILALALFAIGILVAITRRNIIFVLMGVELALNAVNLSFVGFSKTLPAELSVAGQIIPLFSIAIAAAEACVGFAMVILIFRNRESIDADSYSNMRG; translated from the coding sequence ATGGAACTCCAACCCATTTTCATTCAGATCCTTGCCCTTGCGCTTTTTGCCATCGGCATCCTGGTCGCCATCACGCGCAGGAACATCATCTTCGTGCTCATGGGGGTTGAACTCGCCCTGAATGCGGTGAACCTTTCCTTCGTGGGCTTCTCGAAGACGCTTCCTGCCGAACTGAGTGTCGCGGGCCAGATTATTCCGCTGTTCTCCATCGCCATCGCCGCTGCCGAAGCGTGCGTCGGGTTTGCGATGGTCATCCTGATTTTCCGCAACCGCGAAAGCATCGATGCGGATTCCTATTCCAACATGAGGGGCTAA
- the nuoL gene encoding NADH-quinone oxidoreductase subunit L gives MTNIPLWLIPIFPLLGTIILGAIAVTSSGNKKGAPENLIGTIAVILPALSFACVTILACNMPATGIRETICNWIDIPLLKVDIGFQFDALSRIMLLFVTGIGTLITLYSIGYMHGDRGFTRFFAYINLFLFSMIVLVLSDNLLLTFLGWEGVGLCSYLLIGFWNKDLKNCKAANKAFIVNRVGDIGFLLGMLSLVTLGGAGILNYDMLNHFISMLVAGGHVDLIMPMLTVTCVLFFVGCTGKSAQIPLLTWLPDAMAGPTPVSALIHAATMVTSGVYLVARLSNLFVVCPDVLNIILVVGALTAFWAAFAGLFQNDIKKVLAYSTISQLGYMFMAAGASAFDASIFHVFTHAFFKASLFLGAGAVIHSLGGEQDMRNMGGLIKKTPVTACVMIFAFLAIVGFPGFAGFWSKDLILERIFTDCTWVITGSWLAPVVPMNKIFYVVGLFTAVITAVYMGRLIIMTFFGSYRGSKESEAHIHEAPAVMLIPMIILTFGSIFAGYLWADYMGVRIFADSLAPVLGAAQNFDPARAISPDILMNEFIPRAAEHVNPIIFAALGTLAALLGMFIAWKGWMHAHIPAAKGSSAPEGYAAGWTFMWDYVHGFFVKAVNVAAWICEKVVDVFLQAFQWTLGSIATILGDGATVFQVRKVRLQLGLSILGVVALVVVVLLTGGLV, from the coding sequence ATGACGAATATTCCTTTGTGGCTAATCCCGATTTTCCCTCTGCTGGGAACAATCATCCTGGGGGCGATTGCCGTAACTTCTTCTGGCAATAAGAAGGGCGCTCCCGAGAATCTCATTGGCACGATTGCCGTGATTCTCCCTGCGCTCTCGTTCGCCTGCGTGACGATCCTTGCCTGCAACATGCCCGCAACCGGGATCCGCGAGACGATTTGCAACTGGATTGACATTCCTCTCCTGAAGGTGGATATCGGATTCCAGTTCGACGCCCTTTCGCGCATCATGTTGCTGTTCGTGACCGGCATCGGAACGCTCATCACGCTGTACTCCATCGGTTACATGCACGGCGACCGCGGATTCACCCGCTTCTTCGCCTACATCAACCTGTTCCTGTTCAGCATGATCGTGCTCGTGCTTTCGGACAACCTGCTCCTTACGTTCCTCGGCTGGGAAGGCGTGGGCCTCTGCTCCTACCTGCTCATCGGCTTCTGGAACAAGGACCTCAAGAACTGCAAGGCTGCCAACAAGGCGTTCATCGTGAACCGCGTGGGCGATATCGGGTTCTTGCTCGGTATGCTCAGCCTCGTTACCCTCGGCGGTGCTGGAATCCTCAACTACGACATGCTCAACCATTTCATCAGCATGCTGGTTGCCGGCGGCCACGTCGACCTCATCATGCCGATGCTCACCGTTACTTGCGTCCTGTTCTTTGTCGGTTGCACGGGTAAGTCCGCGCAGATTCCGCTCCTGACCTGGCTCCCCGATGCCATGGCGGGTCCGACTCCGGTTTCTGCCCTCATCCATGCCGCGACGATGGTGACCTCTGGCGTGTACCTGGTGGCCCGTCTTTCGAACCTGTTTGTCGTCTGCCCCGATGTGCTGAACATCATATTGGTGGTGGGTGCCTTGACCGCCTTCTGGGCTGCCTTCGCGGGCCTGTTCCAGAACGATATCAAGAAGGTGCTTGCCTACTCCACGATCAGCCAGCTCGGCTACATGTTCATGGCCGCGGGCGCATCTGCGTTCGACGCTTCTATCTTCCACGTGTTCACGCACGCCTTCTTCAAGGCTTCTCTCTTCCTCGGTGCCGGTGCCGTTATCCACTCGCTGGGTGGCGAGCAGGATATGCGTAACATGGGCGGCCTTATCAAGAAGACGCCTGTTACGGCCTGCGTCATGATTTTCGCGTTCCTCGCGATTGTCGGCTTCCCGGGATTTGCGGGCTTCTGGTCGAAGGACCTCATCCTTGAACGCATCTTCACGGATTGCACTTGGGTAATTACCGGTTCCTGGCTCGCTCCTGTGGTTCCGATGAACAAGATTTTCTACGTGGTCGGTCTCTTCACTGCGGTCATCACTGCCGTGTACATGGGACGCCTCATCATCATGACCTTCTTCGGCAGCTACCGCGGAAGCAAGGAGAGCGAGGCTCATATCCACGAGGCTCCGGCCGTGATGCTCATCCCGATGATTATTCTTACGTTCGGTTCCATCTTCGCCGGTTACCTCTGGGCAGACTACATGGGTGTGCGTATCTTCGCCGATTCGCTCGCTCCGGTGCTCGGTGCGGCCCAGAATTTCGATCCGGCAAGGGCTATCAGTCCGGATATCCTGATGAACGAATTTATTCCGCGCGCTGCGGAACATGTGAACCCGATTATCTTCGCTGCCCTCGGCACGCTCGCCGCATTGCTCGGTATGTTCATCGCCTGGAAGGGCTGGATGCACGCGCATATCCCGGCCGCCAAGGGCTCCAGCGCTCCCGAAGGTTACGCTGCCGGCTGGACGTTCATGTGGGACTACGTGCATGGCTTCTTCGTGAAGGCTGTGAACGTTGCCGCCTGGATTTGCGAAAAGGTTGTCGATGTGTTCTTGCAGGCGTTCCAGTGGACGCTCGGTTCCATCGCCACCATCCTGGGTGACGGCGCTACGGTTTTCCAGGTGCGCAAGGTGCGTTTGCAGCTTGGGCTTAGCATCCTGGGTGTCGTCGCTCTGGTTGTCGTTGTTCTTTTGACTGGAGGTTTGGTCTAA
- a CDS encoding NuoM family protein, which translates to MLLHLLVLAPFAVALLMVVNSKEDFKAATRMAILFGLLFLGMSVALIASGNVATTPIEWFKIPGCKGPSYYYLYSHGLGAWMVFLSCGLSLVSLVSARGILGANYRNFAIGIFALMGAMNGTFLAADAVLFFFFFEAMVIPAAILIASFGGEKRKQAAMTFAIYTLVGSAPMMVALWYLLTISDNSLLVSLAVALQSVPEMTQITLLVCFLLAFIVKTPIFPFHGWQAITYSEASAPLSAILTGAMSKAGVFGFIAWVLPIFPFNLEEVSAMVWLGLASAVYGAFMALRATDGKKLLAFSSMSHLGIAVAGVFSLSEAMLPAVLVLLVAHGISAGVQYYLIGVAERMTGTRNIEEMGGLAHKNPAFSFLFGAAGVMALAVPGTAGFVGEFSVLLSLWDQSVVCAGIMGFVMILSAAYVLRFIQKVIFGNPAREYTEGKRCGHVEGVAYGVMLVLLLVFGFHPSFITNSLLLYEEESTEQVAEEKAAEAPVEEVVEEEVVEEDVEPLESHIVSSADIAKLDSSLTQAGFSEEERKELIKQVIETEANMAKATAYAAEKQQREEEEARIRDAANKGYEEFDLPMESESAESSVKNEEASND; encoded by the coding sequence ATGCTGTTACATCTCCTTGTCCTCGCCCCGTTTGCCGTGGCGCTTTTGATGGTCGTCAACTCCAAGGAAGACTTCAAGGCCGCCACCCGCATGGCAATTCTCTTCGGGCTTCTGTTCTTGGGCATGTCCGTGGCGCTGATTGCGTCTGGCAATGTCGCTACGACCCCGATTGAATGGTTCAAGATTCCCGGTTGCAAGGGACCTTCTTACTACTACCTGTACAGTCACGGACTGGGCGCCTGGATGGTGTTCCTTTCTTGCGGGCTTTCTCTGGTCTCCCTGGTTTCGGCCCGCGGGATCCTGGGCGCAAACTACCGCAATTTCGCCATCGGCATCTTCGCCTTGATGGGCGCGATGAACGGAACGTTCCTTGCCGCAGACGCCGTGCTGTTCTTCTTCTTCTTCGAAGCCATGGTGATTCCGGCCGCGATCCTTATCGCGAGTTTCGGTGGCGAGAAGCGCAAGCAGGCCGCGATGACGTTCGCGATCTACACGCTTGTCGGTTCAGCCCCGATGATGGTCGCCCTCTGGTACCTGCTCACCATTTCGGATAACTCTTTGCTGGTCTCTCTCGCGGTCGCTCTCCAGAGCGTTCCGGAAATGACGCAGATAACGCTTCTCGTGTGCTTCCTGCTCGCCTTCATCGTGAAGACCCCGATCTTCCCGTTCCACGGCTGGCAGGCCATTACGTATTCCGAAGCCTCGGCTCCGCTTTCAGCCATCCTCACGGGTGCGATGAGTAAGGCGGGCGTGTTCGGGTTTATCGCCTGGGTTCTCCCGATTTTCCCGTTCAACCTTGAGGAAGTTTCCGCGATGGTCTGGCTCGGGCTCGCTTCCGCGGTCTACGGCGCGTTTATGGCGCTGCGCGCGACCGACGGCAAGAAGCTCCTTGCCTTCAGTTCCATGAGCCACTTGGGTATTGCCGTTGCGGGCGTGTTCAGCCTTTCCGAGGCGATGCTCCCTGCGGTTCTCGTGCTCCTGGTTGCCCACGGTATTTCGGCCGGCGTGCAGTACTACCTGATTGGTGTCGCTGAACGCATGACGGGCACCCGCAATATCGAAGAGATGGGCGGCCTTGCCCACAAGAATCCCGCATTCAGCTTCCTGTTTGGTGCCGCTGGCGTCATGGCGCTCGCTGTTCCCGGAACCGCGGGCTTTGTCGGCGAATTCTCCGTGCTTCTTTCCCTCTGGGACCAGAGCGTGGTATGCGCCGGTATCATGGGCTTTGTCATGATTCTCTCGGCGGCCTACGTGCTCCGCTTCATCCAGAAGGTCATCTTCGGCAATCCTGCTCGTGAATACACCGAAGGCAAGCGCTGCGGCCACGTCGAAGGTGTCGCCTACGGCGTGATGCTCGTGCTTCTCCTGGTGTTCGGTTTCCACCCGTCGTTCATCACGAACTCCCTGCTTCTCTACGAAGAAGAGAGCACGGAACAGGTCGCTGAAGAAAAGGCGGCTGAAGCTCCGGTAGAAGAAGTCGTCGAAGAGGAAGTTGTCGAGGAGGATGTCGAACCGCTCGAATCCCACATCGTTTCTTCTGCGGATATCGCTAAGCTCGATTCTTCTCTGACTCAGGCCGGTTTCTCCGAAGAGGAACGTAAGGAACTGATCAAGCAGGTTATCGAGACCGAAGCCAACATGGCGAAGGCCACTGCGTACGCTGCCGAGAAGCAGCAGCGCGAAGAAGAGGAGGCTCGAATCCGCGACGCCGCCAACAAGGGCTACGAGGAATTCGATCTCCCGATGGAAAGTGAATCTGCAGAATCGTCCGTAAAGAACGAGGAGGCTTCCAATGACTAG
- a CDS encoding NADH-quinone oxidoreductase subunit N gives MTSIVNFFPVILVALGALASLAVEPFIKDENKHKIIPWIASVFVVFGMASFYLVNTGVCHDLYAMDPVRRLLGLAVLLCALLGVAGLQWTLAHEKFKGGEAYGLLLLASCGAVLMTQAIDFLALFIAMELTSFPVYALVGIRRKDQNAGEGVFKYFVSGSIFSAIFLYGVSLVYGATGTTHFSSAILEGRGSLYAVGVLLTIFGLLFKAGAAPVHYWVADVYTGASVAVTGFMAAVVKVGALAALGSLWIGILVTRAGTAAAWNLAEPVTAAGQWPSLYHVVIVVAVLSIIIGAFSGLAQKSIRRIIAFSAVMNAGFIVLGLLLPNYLGEGTVQLGSMFYFLVTYAIASAGALTGIAYLAGKEDKNENLEDIQGAGRRRPFVALCVAVCLASLAGLPPASGFLAKFALFTGAFSAGLSKVAIFAFALSLVAAVYYLRIAFVLFAPRKKQCECKCACAYSPYGYMLKFMVSVAAIALLALSLVPGLALIG, from the coding sequence ATGACTAGTATCGTCAACTTTTTCCCGGTAATTCTGGTTGCGCTGGGTGCGCTTGCTTCCCTCGCCGTAGAGCCCTTCATCAAGGATGAGAACAAGCACAAGATCATTCCTTGGATTGCATCCGTGTTCGTGGTTTTCGGCATGGCGTCGTTCTACCTGGTCAATACGGGCGTGTGCCACGACCTGTATGCGATGGACCCTGTGCGTCGCCTGCTTGGGCTTGCGGTTTTGCTGTGTGCCCTTCTGGGTGTCGCCGGTCTCCAGTGGACGCTCGCTCACGAAAAGTTCAAGGGCGGTGAAGCCTACGGGCTCTTGCTCCTTGCTTCGTGCGGTGCCGTGCTCATGACCCAGGCCATCGATTTCCTCGCCCTGTTCATCGCCATGGAACTTACGAGCTTCCCGGTGTATGCTCTCGTGGGTATCCGCCGCAAGGACCAGAATGCGGGCGAAGGCGTGTTCAAGTATTTCGTCTCGGGCTCCATTTTCAGCGCCATCTTCCTTTATGGCGTGTCGCTCGTCTATGGCGCTACCGGAACGACTCATTTCAGTTCCGCGATTCTTGAAGGCCGCGGTTCGCTTTACGCCGTGGGCGTGCTGCTCACTATTTTCGGGCTGCTTTTCAAGGCGGGCGCCGCTCCGGTGCACTACTGGGTCGCTGACGTCTATACGGGCGCTTCTGTCGCGGTGACGGGCTTCATGGCCGCCGTCGTGAAGGTCGGTGCCCTTGCCGCGCTCGGCTCCCTCTGGATTGGCATCCTCGTGACGCGCGCTGGTACTGCCGCCGCCTGGAACCTGGCCGAACCTGTTACGGCCGCGGGCCAGTGGCCCTCGCTGTACCATGTGGTAATCGTCGTCGCCGTGCTCTCCATTATTATCGGCGCGTTCAGCGGCCTTGCCCAGAAGTCCATCCGTCGCATCATCGCCTTCTCTGCCGTGATGAACGCTGGCTTCATCGTGCTCGGCCTCCTGCTCCCGAACTACCTCGGCGAAGGAACCGTGCAGCTCGGCTCCATGTTCTACTTCCTCGTCACCTACGCGATCGCGAGCGCGGGCGCCCTCACGGGTATCGCCTACCTTGCCGGCAAGGAAGACAAGAACGAGAATCTCGAAGATATCCAGGGTGCTGGCCGCAGGCGTCCGTTCGTGGCGCTTTGCGTCGCGGTGTGCCTTGCAAGCCTCGCCGGCCTTCCGCCTGCATCCGGCTTCCTCGCAAAGTTCGCTCTCTTTACGGGCGCGTTCTCTGCGGGTCTCAGCAAGGTCGCCATTTTTGCCTTCGCGCTTTCGCTGGTGGCCGCGGTCTACTACCTGCGCATAGCCTTCGTGCTGTTCGCTCCGCGCAAAAAGCAGTGCGAATGCAAGTGCGCCTGCGCGTATTCTCCTTATGGCTACATGCTCAAGTTCATGGTGTCCGTGGCGGCAATCGCCCTGCTCGCCTTGAGCCTTGTGCCTGGTTTGGCCCTGATCGGCTAG
- the ispF gene encoding 2-C-methyl-D-erythritol 2,4-cyclodiphosphate synthase, whose product MDKIYRSGIGFDVHKLVEGRKCIIGGVDIPYEKGLLGHSDADVLLHAISDALLGAAGLGDIGTYFPDTDPAFKGADSLELLRKVGEEVKKAGYEIINIDSIVMCERPKVNPHKDAMKANIARVLGIDVKQVGIKGTTTEKLGFTGRGEGIASQAVAMVRSL is encoded by the coding sequence ATGGACAAGATTTATCGCTCTGGAATTGGTTTTGACGTTCACAAGCTTGTGGAAGGCCGCAAGTGCATTATCGGCGGGGTGGATATCCCGTACGAGAAGGGTTTGCTCGGTCATAGCGACGCTGACGTGCTTTTGCATGCCATTAGCGATGCGCTGCTCGGGGCCGCGGGGCTCGGCGATATCGGCACGTACTTCCCGGACACCGACCCGGCATTCAAGGGTGCTGACAGCCTGGAGCTCCTGCGCAAGGTGGGCGAGGAAGTCAAAAAAGCCGGTTACGAGATTATCAATATCGACAGCATCGTGATGTGCGAACGCCCGAAGGTGAACCCGCACAAGGACGCCATGAAGGCCAACATCGCCCGCGTGCTCGGAATCGACGTGAAGCAGGTGGGCATCAAGGGCACTACGACTGAGAAGCTCGGTTTTACGGGTCGCGGTGAAGGAATCGCCTCCCAGGCCGTCGCCATGGTGCGAAGCCTGTAA